The sequence below is a genomic window from Flavobacterium sediminilitoris.
TGCATCTGTTCGTCATACGATGCATGTTGTTAATTGTGCTAAAATTGGTGCAGATGTAATGACAGGACCTTTATCTTCAATTTTAGGATTATTAAAACACCCTTTAACTGATATTGGTTTAGCTCAGTTTATTGCTGACTTTGAAAAGGGGAATAAATAAGAATTATTTCTTTGTATAAAAAATTAAAAAAGCGATTTTCATTAAATTGAAAATCGCTTTTTTACTATAAAAATTATGGAAACTTACTTATAAGTTTTTTTCAAAATTAGCATCGAATATATTAGAAAAAGCATTCTTTATTGTTCCGTCAGCATTAAGGATAATTGTTCTATGAATTTTAGTAATTACCCAACTCTTTTTTATTTCTTCAAAGTTTGTAGCTTTTAATTCTGGAATATTATTTAGATTGTATTTGTCAAGTGTTTTTAACCAGTTTTCTTTAGTATCATTGATATTTATAGCAATAAAATTGATATTTGGATATTTTTTCTGCAATAAAACAACTTTTTCATGTGCCAATTTTATATGTGATTCAGCACGAGTTGTCCAAAAGAAGATAACCGTTTCTTTATTATTAATCACTTCATTTAGGGTTATATCTTTAGAATTTCTATCCATCATAGAAACTTTTGGAAGTACATTTCCTACTTTTAAATTTTGTGCAGCATTATATATTTGAATTACTTCTCTATGTTGTTCTTCATCTGAAGAAAGTTCAATATATCGATCTATAAATTTTTTATTGTTATACATGTTTTGATCTTCTAACAAATACATATAAGCAATATTATTAAGGACAATGTTTTTAATATTCTGATTTTTAATTAAAGTATCAGCGATATTTAATTTAGTAACATTGTTTTCAAGTGATTTACCATCTTGTTTACATTTTCCTTTTTCATAAGTCATATTATTTAATAATGTTGTAACATACTTTATGAATGGGGAATAACTACCTAATTCTGGATTATTTAAGTTTAATGATTTTCGGTAGCTATAATAATCTTTTGGTAGTTTTGGACAAATATTTTCTCCTGTTTTATATTCATGTGCATAAGGATATAATTCCTTTTTATAGTAATATTCAAAATCTACACTAGCTTTAGCAACAGCATCAAAATGCTCATTCCAGTTAATTTCTGATTTCTTTTTTAAATAATATGCTTTTCTAATATTATAACTAGAATCTATAGATTTTGAATAAGTATCTAAATCTTCATTTAAAATATCATAAAGATTAGATCTGTTTTCTTCATTTTTAAGGAATAAATCAATTAAAAAATTATTTTTTTCGTCTCCTCTTCCACAAAATGCTAATGAGTTATCAAAGTCTAATGAATTTAAACGAATCATTAAACTATCATTTTTATCAAAATAGATATATTGATATTCCGGATTGTGTCTAAAAGTGTATAAACCAGGAGCTAAAGAATCAAATTTGTGAAAAAAACGATTGTTTTCATCTAAATAAATAGTATCTAATAAAGCATCATCCTTAAAAAATAACACATAATTATTTTGAGGATTTATAATTTCACCACCAAAGTAAGCCACAAAATTGTTAGAATCAAACGTTTTCTTACAAGATGTTAATGAGGTTAAAGCAATGATAGATAAGGGCAAAAAGTATTTAATGTAATTCTTAAGCATTCACTAAATTATTTAATTACAGGAACAAAAGTAATTTTTAGATGTTAAAGGTCTTGTTAAGGATGCGTTAAAATAAACTTATAATTAAGTTCTTGCATATATAAGAGCAAAACTGCATAATTTTTTCTACTTTTGCAACAATTTTATAAAAACTCATATATA
It includes:
- a CDS encoding thioredoxin-like domain-containing protein; translation: MLKNYIKYFLPLSIIALTSLTSCKKTFDSNNFVAYFGGEIINPQNNYVLFFKDDALLDTIYLDENNRFFHKFDSLAPGLYTFRHNPEYQYIYFDKNDSLMIRLNSLDFDNSLAFCGRGDEKNNFLIDLFLKNEENRSNLYDILNEDLDTYSKSIDSSYNIRKAYYLKKKSEINWNEHFDAVAKASVDFEYYYKKELYPYAHEYKTGENICPKLPKDYYSYRKSLNLNNPELGSYSPFIKYVTTLLNNMTYEKGKCKQDGKSLENNVTKLNIADTLIKNQNIKNIVLNNIAYMYLLEDQNMYNNKKFIDRYIELSSDEEQHREVIQIYNAAQNLKVGNVLPKVSMMDRNSKDITLNEVINNKETVIFFWTTRAESHIKLAHEKVVLLQKKYPNINFIAININDTKENWLKTLDKYNLNNIPELKATNFEEIKKSWVITKIHRTIILNADGTIKNAFSNIFDANFEKNL